From the Odontesthes bonariensis isolate fOdoBon6 chromosome 9, fOdoBon6.hap1, whole genome shotgun sequence genome, the window TGGATTGTTAAGCCTTTAATACTACTTTGTGGTTCAGGCTCCTGGGAACTGAGAGCTTCAACGAGCTAATTTAGATAAAGAATGAATTTTAATTTGACTGTTTCGCTGTTCTAGAGAAAAACACTGGGCATCATTTGACCTTCCAGCAGCTAAAAAATATGAAGCCAAGATGGTCAAGAAAAGGTTGCCAGAGAacattatgaacattttaaagtagACCAGCCTCGAGCTTCAGAGAAGCTCTGGAGGAACCTAAAGACCTGAGTGATGATGGGGGCTATATGTTTGTTTGCTCTGATGGTAAATAAAGACTTTATCGTCAATAACTGAGAATGAATATGTATCATTTCATTAGAAAAATGGCTTAAGTCACTCCCCCACGTCCATGAAAACATCTTATTGAGGAACAACTGCAGTCACATCAACGGGAGCACTCACGGATTCACAGTTCCTCTTCATTTTAGATCCCAAGCAGACGAAATGCCAGCTGGCAAGAGCTCAGGGCCTGCGGGCCAGAGCCCACAGCGGCGGCGGGGGTTCTACAGCAGCCATCTTTGTGCCGGAGTGCAGTCCTGAGGGGCACTTCCTGCCAACGCAGTGCCACAGCCAGGCTGGATACTGCTGGTGCTCCACGCCTGATggcaaacctgtcagcggcacCACAGTCCTCCAGGGGATCCCCAACTGCACAGGTCAGATGCATTTTGTGCAGagttttgaaggtttttccaCACATTTTTTCCAACAGACATTCCAGTTGCAAGAGGAGGAGCGCTGGATACTGGCAGTGAATGTTTTAGAAGCCACAAAACTGTTATTTAAATATTAGATTTATGAGATTCTTTTCCTTCATATGAACCCGTTTGAACGTTTCATTCTAAACAGATCACATCGCCAAGTTGACCCAGACCACAAATGCAGATTCAGCTCTGGTCAAAGGTAAGAAAAATGTTTCAGCAgctttgctctctgctgcacagTCCCTAAATACCCCAAACAAACCCCACAGTGTGCACTCATGCCCAGACCTCTGTGATCTGTATGTTTCTCATTTCTATTTCAGATTCTTTCTTCTTAtgaaaacaataataatgataataaaaacaaaaaacagactaaataaatcagaaaattAGTAACTGTTAGATGGTGTAAACCAGAAAATTTAGtctaatttctttcatttagttttTACACTAGATGTCACAGAAGAGTTGAAGGCAGTTTTTCCGCTCTGATCTGTTTCACTGGAGTAATTCTGCTGCTGCATTAACATCTGTAGCTCGACAGGTTTACGCTCTTACAGAAGCAGTCGTGAGGGTTCTGTTGAGGGATGTCTCTGCTGGTCCTTTCTTCATTATTTTCTAGCATTCACCCTCTTTTCTTATCTTCCAGATGCAGCAGGTGAACCTGGACCAACGTCAGACCCTCAGAAACCTGCAGGTGACAAACAGAACCTTCTTCGATAACGATAACGTGCTTTAATTTcttgtcctttctttaaggagtcttcaggaatagttctccaggcttcttgaaggacatcccaaagctcttctttggatgtgggctgccttttgttccgttctctgccaacatgatcccacactgcttcagtaatgttgagctccgggctctggggaggattcatccctccatcagacctgctgccactgattttcagcccacttcttgtgtcctttggcccagctcagccttttctccctgtttcccttccttaagaacggcttcctgacagccacccttccatggagcccatttctgatgaggcttgggccaacagcagatggatcagctgaaggtccagatgcatctctcagctcctgtgtcaggtctttgctggagtttttcctctttcttaaggacatcactttcagatcctgttcatctgctgtagatagttctttaggcctgacacttcttcttctgtcctccacttgtccagtttcctcaaatgttttaaggacacactgcacaccatgctgagatatgccaagtttccagctaacagctctttgggaatcaccttgttgctgcagaaatcctgttttctgtctgtcacactgtgttatctttgctgtttttcatagaggaaactaaagaaatgaacaaatggtgtgtctttgtgacaggctgctggtaacaaagttcctaaagatacaatttaaaacaggttctttgctaagttgtctgttatgtgtcgacacaacaccggttcatcccttgagttagatgCCTTTTTAAAGGTTTAATGATTCATATTTAAGTGGTAAATGATCAGGAACAAGGACTGGAccgaaaatgagtgaaaaagcagcaaaagtccaaagaaaacttgaagaactattgctcaagaccactttaaaagattatgaGAAAGTCTGACTGCTTGGAagggaaaatataaagaaatgagggactGTTTAAGACTTGCATGAGACTGAATGTTATTATCACCTCTGGGCCTCCAGAGGCTCATAGATGGACTTAACAGAGAAACCAAATAACTGTAGCACTTTGTTTGTCTTCACTTTGCTTTTTGGATCAAACATCATGGACGGGCAGGTTCTGTGTGTAATTTCTTCATGTTTTGACTTTGAAACGAGCAGAAACACCAAAGAAACGACATTCTCTGACAGTAAAATTCTCTCTTGTTCAGAACTGACGGCTCCTCCGTTCTGGGTGACCATCCTGATGAACTCTGAGCCCAAAGGAGACCGCTCACTCAGACGGCCCACTGGTGAGAGTCAACCGAGTCCTTTAAATTCGATGTAATATGATGACGAGAAGATCATTTTTCAAAACATTATGAGATATTTTCACAAGATGCCTTCAGGtttggtgtctgtgtgtgtttattttatttattttatttattttgtcatttattattattattattattagttagtagtagtatttttattagaatttgtattattttttgttgttgttaatatacaatcattgtaaatattaataatttttttgagctacttgaccattttgaatatcccccattgggggatgaataaagtatttttctatgtctctttctatttctatttatgTGTGGGTGTGCAGACAGTCCTCAGACGTGTGAGCGCGAGCGCACGTCGCTGCTCTCTCAGGTTCGTAGCGTCGGGCAGGAGGAGCGTTTTATCCCAGAGTGCGCTGCAGACGGTCGCTACAGCCCTGTGCAGTGTCACACAGCCACAGGCTACTGCTGGTGTGTCAGAGTGGACAGCGGCCGGCCGCTACCAGGCACCTCTGCACggtaatcaatcaatcaatcaatcaatcaatcaatcaatcagttcTTCTGTTTGTTATGAAGTGTGAAAACTGTGATGTGTAGccatgctttttcattttcttctacacactctctctcatttcttttcttttcctttttctctacTTTCATAAGCGTTTCATCTCAGTCATCTAATTTTACACCAATTACTGTCAATTCTTCCAGGGTGTATTTCCCTTAAAGGAAACATGGACCAAATCTGAATAAATTGTGGTTGGCTCCTCTGTTCTTGAGGGGTTTTATGAGCATCATTGCCACTCAGAAACTCTACAGAGGACAGTGATGGATGTTTGTTTGTGATCTTTCACTGGCCAAGTCGTTTAAAAAAATTCTTTCTCCTCAGAAGCAGCGTATGCgctgtatttttttattgaatttgaAAAGTATTTCATATCATTGTGTCATTTACcaggtaaaaaacaaaaagacttgacaAATTAgtcatatgaaaaagaaaatacattctttttcaGCGCCAAGgtttttttattgaacaaaaatgaagataaaacacagaagcacagaccaggtgctgctgatcaatacacctgattaactgatcatcagtcagtgtgagcagctctataaaagcagaagtttagtcagtttgctggtctgcagcattcaggtgtgtgttaacacgatgccaaggaggaaagacatcagcaatgatcttagggaggcaactgttgctgcccatcaatctgggaagggttataaggccatttccaaactatttggagtccgtcgttcaacagagagaaagattattcacaagctgaaaacattcaggacagctgtcaatcttcccaggagtggacgtcccagcaaggtcaccccaaggtcagaaacccaagagctacatctcagactctgcaggcctcagttagcatgttaaaggttaaagttcatgacggcacagttagaaaaagactgaacaggtatggcttgtgtggaagggctgcaggagaaagcctcttctctctaaagagaacatggcagcacagcttaggtttgcaaagctgcatctgaacaaaccacaagacttctggaacaatgtcctttggacagagcagaccaaagtggagatgtttgctcataatgcacagcagcacgtttggaggaaaccaaacacagcacatcagcacaaacacctcacaccagctgtcaagcacggtggtggagggctgatgatctgggctggttctgcagccacaggacctgggcacctcgcagtcattgagtccaccatgaactaaagctgggctgaaactggctcatcaacaggacaaagatcccaaacacagcagcagatctacagcagaatgtgtgaagaagagaagaatcaaggtgttgcaacggtccagtcagagtccagacctcagcctgactgagatgctgtggtgggagcttcagagagctgtgcagaaaccagagctgcaaacctcaatgagctgaagcagcgctggagagaagagtggccaaaggtcctccacagccgtgagagagactgataacataaAAACCATCACTGcaactcactgctgctgaagctgcttctACATGCCTGCCCTGGGCTTAGTTATGAAGTCATGATGATGAGCTACACAATCATGACCAACAGTCATTTGATCACTTTTGAGGGCGGAAGTTTGGGCTGCACCAGTGGTTTTGTAGTCTCCTTTATAAGCTATCGTTGTTCTAAACTCAGGTGTTGCATTTCACTTCACCTATTCTTAAATCAAATACAGGCCCACTCAGAAAATAActtcaatgtttttttaaagccaCATTAAACAATTGAATACCTTCTGATATTTAGCTTAAGTGTGATGCCACCGGACACATGCTCATCCCGTCTCTTTCCAGGAATCGTATCCCAGACTGCATTGCGGCGGCTGAGGCACAAACAGACAGGAGGCACTGGGAGAAACCTCTGCCTGGATGTCCCGGAGCTCAGAAGAAGCAGTTCCTGCAGAGTCTGATTCGAGTTCTGCAGCTGGAAGCAGAGCATGCTGGGAGTCTGAGTCCTTACCAGTAAGTCTGTTCATACCACATCCCAGGAGATGTGGTGAAATCAAGCATTAATTGAGACTTCTTTAGGGAATATTCATGAGAAGAAGTTCTTCAGTTTGTCACGTGCACAAACATGTCAGCGACTGTTGGAGACGGAAAAGCTTTAGCTAAGGACCTTTACATGCTAACAAACAATGAAATAACACAacttataaataaaaaaaggtaaaataagaaaaacgtGGAGGAAAGTGGAAGAGATGTTTAAGAATATAGTATAAGCTAGGCTAACAGTGGCTGTGGAATGaaattatattttaaaaaattggGTCCATGTCttatctgcagcagacagcaggcaGAGCGCTCTTAATTTGAAAGATCAGAAGCTTTCTTGATGGGACACTTGAGCTAAAATGTGCTCAGAATGAGGCCACCACATAAAAGAATACTTTCTAAAACAACTACGGCTGTCAAAATGAACAAGTTAAGAATGAGTTAAACAAAATTTCTCTGGCGCATAAATATGACTCGCTAGCTAATTACACAGCTGGTGCAGAGATATCCACTCCCTCTAACCCAGGGATGTCCCCacccggtcctcgagggccgctgtcctgcaggttttagatgtttccctgcttcaacacacctgattcagatgaaatggatcacTTCAAAacattgttaagttctgcacaagcctgctaatgatgcgcTGATCTCAATCAGGTGTGCTGAGACCAGGCTGAGTAGTTTGCAAAGGGGACGCCTGGACAGCTCTACCTGCAGGTTGGACACCGTTACAATTTGTGAGATTATTATTGGTTCATGAGAACACTATATTGTGGATATTTAGACCCTTTGACCTCTGCATTGTATGGAGCATTGTGTTGCATGCCAGATTCGACGTCACAAAAGCTGTCACTTGGTGCTGCGCTTTGCTGTGATTTCAGCTCTTGATTTTTGTTACCTGCCATACGCTACAAGAGGAGCAAGtttgaaaaacaggaagagcttCAGGGAAGAATGTGCCACCAGGTCCTTTTCTACAGGCATCTGTACGACCCATCAAAATCCAAGACGTTTACAGCTATTGTAAATGTTTCAAAACATCACAAACTGCCTCAAAGTGAAACAAATGTCCATATTGCCACGTGGTGTTCCAACCCGACAGTTTTGGGACATGTTTGCAGACTGGATTGGAGGAAGTGTAAAAAACTGTTCACTGCAGAAGTGAGCAAAAGTCTGGAAACAATTTAAGCTGCTGTGAGTCTTAATGGTCTGATTTTCAATCAGCGTTTCTGAGGCTTTTAGTTTtctgacagaagaaacagaaaagtatGTGAATGAGAACAGCTTTAGTGGACATTTAGCTGTAATAATATTACGCTTCTCAGCTTTTAGAAGGAACTTGTGAGCGTGTGCAGAACATCTCCACCGTTTTGAAACTAGCTGATCGTAGAGATGCAGGAATGATTAAAAAACGCAGTCGCATTATGTTCAGAACACTTGCTCCAGAGTGGACCTTTTATCTGTGATAGTTTGGACGGTAGGTAGGAGAGTATATGGTTGTGTGCAATTTGCAGTTTGAGCCACTAGATATCACTACAACCTTCACACCTTTAAGTTCTAAGCCATTCCACAACCATTGGGTTTGATTTAATGGTCTCTTTCGCATAGGAAGGCTAATGATTAAGGGAAATGAACCAGAACTATCTCAGTTGAAGTATTGATGAGAGCTGTTGATATTCTCATCATGAAACCTAAAGGAGCTTCAATGCTTCCTTTTATTATTTCCTCCAGGACACGAGCACAGGAAGGGTGAGTAGCTCGTGTAAACATCTTTCACTCTTGTGCCTTTTTCTGCGAACAGCACTTATAATAAagtaatatttttgttttttaatcaacaTGATATATGTGATCAGAACTCAGAAAGCGAAGTAATGCAGTATGACTCTTCCTGCATTCAGAATTCCTTCTTCCATCTTCCCTTAACTTTATGGCGTTTCCAATGaggcaaaaaaataataaaaaagtgttTACGGACAGATGAAGAGGAAGTATTTTTGGCAAAGTATTGGCTTCGTTTGtactcaaacagacacaaagaaacattTCTTAGTTCTTGAGACATTCATCTTGTTTAATTTCTATAGTATTATTGTTACtacttattattatttaatacattattattatgacaaacaaattaacaatgtcgtcaggactagtattttccagctgcgtctcctggccaaagttaaaatatttttaagtggtcatgaccttgagaaagccatccatgccctaataagttccaggtcagactgttttaatgctctttatgtgggcgtctcccagtcttctctcagccgccttcagctggtgcagaacgctgctgcccgtcttttaaccaacaccaacagacgtgtgcacatcactcctgttcttaactccctccatcggcttcctgtctttttatagaactgattttaaacttttaatgtttgtttttaaagctcttaacggcctcgccccatcgtatttatctgagcttttaacagtcctggtagagctctgaggtcagcagatcagtttctgctgtaggtgcccaggtcagaatacaaaccctggggtgagcgagccttttcccaaagctgcccccaggctctggaataagccccccgtccagctgcatcttatttctgacctgggcctcttcacatctaggctaaaaacctacttatttaggatggcttttaatacccagtagaatgatgacacttttatcttattttatcttaatcgattttgttgtatttaatttttttcactgttcttttattgtttttatttgtttttatttattcttctctttatttattacctgctgtaaagcactttggtacaccgtaatgattgtctgtaaagggctgtataaataaaatacatttacatattGTTAAGAGTATCTTTAAAAGTAAATACGTGACTGATCAGCAGATTTTGGGAAAATGATCACAGCAtgagatcttcagcatcctgCATAAAACAAGAGCTCTGATGTGGAATCTGAAGAGTTCTCCACACTAacagataaagaaataaaaagattacAAACCCTGacattgttttattttgcaGCACATCACAACCACAAACTTTCACCACTCCTTCATTCAGAGCAAAACTGAGTTACTCTGAACTTGTGGGCTTTCTTttaaatgtacaaaacaatATGGGAAGCCTTTCGTCTGCTTTAAATCAGGACAAAAAGTGCCACATGTTGGACTGCAGTTGATGCGTAGCTAATTCTTCTTCTGGTGATGAGATGCTGCTCTGAGCAGCACATGAAAACCAGTCACACACTTCGCTGCGCAACACAGACTCGATCAATTACTTGATTAACTGCTGGATGCCGTCGGTAGAACAGAGCAGCTCCATCTGTTTCATGTGTTCGGCCATCAAATATTTAGTCTTTCAGTACTGACCTCATCCCTGCCATCTGTTTCCCTCTCACTGCACGCACAAACATCTTTTTGTCTGACTTTTTTATGGTTAGAACTTCCTCTTCTCATTTTTCCCCATCTGTATCTCATCCTTCACCTACCAACCAGCACATAAACACACTGTTTTCTGTTTAATAAACTCCAGCTTTGTTTCTGGCAGAAAATGCACAGCTGAGAAGGAGAAGTGCGGAGCAATGTGGTGATGTTGTTTTTCAGCGTGCTGTGAATTTGGATGCTTATCGAGTTGTACTAATCTGATTTCATGTGAGTGAAGATGGCGACTCTTTGTTCTGTCATGGACGCCCTCTGTGGCACGTTCAGTATTCTCACCCACACAACAGATTTTAGGGTTTTTATcaggtttatttctttaagagtGACTCCTACTTCCATCTCAGATACCAATTaaaactcttttcttttttttttgtgttgtcttGCTTCACCAGAGCCTCAAACCCACCTCCTTCCAGCTCGCCATCTCCTACCGCAGCATCAtcaacttcctcctcatctcaGGATGTTGCTCCCTCCGCTGTTCCCCCAGAGACGGAACAGTCCTCCGTACCAGATGCGGTGCTGCGATGGCACTTCACCCGGCTCGACATGGACTCCAGCGGGGTGCTCAGTGAGCGAGAGGCTCGGCCTCTTCGCCAGTTCCTGCGTCGGAGGCTGAAGCCGCGACGGTGCGCCAAGAAGTTTGTTCAGTACTGTGATCGGGACGGAAACCAAGGCCTGACACTAGAGGAGCTGAGGCTCTGCCTCGGCCTCTGACGTGAGTTCTCTTATGAAGACACAAGTAGTTTGCGGTTattctctttatattttgccCTTGGAAGTTAGGAGAGTGTAATCCGCCCTTATTAACAATCCAGTTCTGAAAGTACGACACCGGTTAGCTACCttcctatctatctatatatatatatatatatatatatatatatatattaaaaaaaataagggctgggcaacgattaaaatgtttaatctaattaatcacatgatttccctgattaatcgcatttgtacgcaaaatccaaaaatgaatccaaaagtagtgtatagcttttagcatttagttttattttaaatgtgctgccatatgaatgaaagtgccataacatttgttgtgcaaacacacttttaacatcagcatctttctgtagtttttatgtagaagcctcgctccactgtctgtttccttgaatgacttgctgctatcagttgtgtgttttgcctttaagtgatattttagactggaactactacgctgagaagacaattcaacttggcagtgtttacagatgactttggttctgtcgactccgccgtctggaagaactttaaaatgaaaatggccgagtaaaagttccgtacccttctccatgtttggtggatccgccgattactttcttttccggttccgcagcagacagcaacagacttttacaaaataaaagcctgtgagcaacagacttttacaaaataaaagcctgtgagcaacagacttataacagaataataaaacaaataataaaacaggggtggtttgtggcgtaatgggttgagcaggtgccccatgtacaagaggctatttgctgcagctggtcccggtttgagtcctgcatcggtaccctgtgctgcgtgtcgttccccctctctctgccccctgcttcctgtctctctgaactttcctatccattaaaggcaaaagagccccccaaaatgtttgtttttttaattaaaaaataaataaataaatttaaaaaagatgcgttaatgcgcgataacgCGATGATTACtggttaacttgcccagcccaaatatatatatatatgtatatatatgtgtgtgtgtgtgtgtttgtaccgATAAATTGATCCAGAGGTCCAAGTGTTGATGTTTTAATACATCTTTATTGTAAAAATCGGGCTCTAAGTCCTGATTCTTTACAGTCCAAATATAAGTTGTGCTGTTGTAGGAGAAGTCTGAAATGTTGTCCATATATCAGGGCTGTTCATTCTTGAACAGTGTGTCACATTTTCTCTTCTGAGTTTATGAAATCACTCAAGTGAAGTGATAAATGTCACGAGCAGCCATGTTAATAAGCGGCTGGTCTCACCTCGGTGTGCACAgctgtctcacacacacgcacatcgCTGTTACCTTGCCTCCTCatcagtctgctgctgaacatAAAAGCGTCTTATTCTCGTGTTCAGGTTGTTTTCCTGTTGATCCCCAAAGAGCCGAGTAATCGGGCCGCCTGCCAGACAAATTACACCCACCGATGTCTGAATGTTTATGTTCTTCATGAAAAAACAAACGTGGGCAGCAGGAAATGGACCCGCTTGTCGGCGAGCTATCAGTCACCACTGGGCCGCGACACCGGCCCACTAATCAGGCAGCCGCAGACGGCCCTGACAGCTCGAGGAGTGTGTGCGGTTGTGTGTGAGGGTCTGTTGACTTGCTgcaatgttagaggtgtgtgaAGGTCACCAGCTCGCTTTGCAGCCTGATTTACACAAAGAGTCTTTTTCTGCATTAATATTTACGCTGCTTCTGTTGGCACGAAACAAAAATATCTGCCCGAACTTAAAGAGAACTTAAAGAACGTCACGACACACATCTCACTGACTCAGAGGACTCGACTGGAGGGAAAGTGGCGGAGAATACTGTGCACAACGtaggttattattatttttacagtCGGTTATAAATGCTCCTCaacaaactgtgacatcagtGTAAACTGtaatcaaaatgttttcaaattaCAAAACAATGGAGGAATTAAAATAGCTTCCAGATGAATACTGCAGTATTCACGTCCAAACTAAACTCTTTGTTTGATACTACTTCTATTATTGTAATTTTAGGGTACATTTTTGGATTGGAATTAGAGCTGAGCGATTTGGGGGAAAAAGTCATATCacgatatattttttttttacatcagtcGATACCGATATATATCGGGTCCATAACCTTATTTTCCACTGTGCTTATTGGTAGCGTCTCTTTTGAAATACAGTAAGCTAATAAAGCAGACTCTGTGGTCTTCTGTTGCTTTCGTGTCggacttcaaaaagaaaaaataccttCACACCACCCAACTTTTCAGGCCCTTCTTATCAACAATCTCATCTCTTACGCGTTGGGCTGCGTCTTCCGTCGTTTCTTCAGAGGGAGAactcgttttctttttttatatatggctgcagcagcacaaacaaacacgccacgactagctgctggcatggctctATTCCAGCCACCTGATTGGTTCAGCGCAGCGCAACTCTTGTTTTCATTGGCTGTTCGtattgtctgtcaaaagatggacgaatgTAATCTGTCAAAGTATATCGACCATGTCTCCCAATGTGGTGAAACTACTTGCTTCCCACAGATTTTGGTTCATTTCAAACGAGTTGTGTTCAGTGTTTCTCGTATTCACTTTTATAAGTTTGGTTTGCCTCTAAATATTCTACatttagtgatttaaaactaaagCCAATATCATTAGCTTTTGATTGACAAAAGCTTTCTCGTCTTGTCTATGGGTCACAATAACCAAAgaggttctgttctgtggtgtGGGAAACAGCTGGTTCACTCTGCAGCTTGTGTGGGGTCACAGTACAACAGTCGGTGGTCCTTTAACATGACTCGGGCTAGATTCCATCCTGGACCACCAGTGAATGATCGGATCTGATCTTAATGTGTCCTCAGTCTGTACTGAGTGTTTTTATAACTGTACTTGTTGGCACCAGGTCTTACCGTGGCCTGAGGGGACAGAAATCCATTTTACACGACAGTTGTGACAACAATGGGTTGTTTTCTAAAGCGTAGATGCAGAAAAAGGCTGACGAAGAGCACTAAGAGACGACTGTAAACGTGGAAAGCCAGGGAGAGGACGGGCAGAGCTGTGAGGGGATGTAGAGATGCAGTTGGAGACATCTGTGACCTCCGGTGGTGATGAAAGAACAGCCTCCCCTGAGTCGCTGGTGCCAGCTGGCTGAAAAAGCCCCGTTGAGCTAAAGTGCATCAGATTACAGTTTGAATTCATCTGCATCATTGTGTGCCGTTAATAAGTTTGTAACTCACATCAGTTTCTTTCTGTCATTGTCTTTCAGGATCAAACCAGCAGAGAACAACGAGACAAATCCCCTTGTTTCCTCTCCTGTCTCCACAGTTTCAGTTGTACATTCATAAAATCATGAAAACGTAACTGCTCACATTGTTTTCATCCATCACTGACCAACGGACAGAAACGAAAAGCAATCTGTTGTCCTCACTGTCGGCTTCCCTGCTCCTCACCAGCTGTAATTTACCTCTGCATCAGTTTTTAATGATGAGAATATTTGTAAAAACACGCGATGGATCAGGCTTCCATATGATTTCtccttcctttgcttccttcctccttttgttttattgcttcttttctttctattcGTTCCTCTCTTTCCATCTCTCCTCCTTCATGTGCATAATTTGCTGCCTCATACATTATATATTGACAGTGTATTGATATGAACTCATTCTGATGTGCATTTTGACTCTTTTTACATCCATTTAATGTGTTTTATATTCTGTTATTTCATCCAAGTAATTTCCAGATTTAAGATTTTGATACGATGTGTTgtgattaaaataaaacatgttgCCCTCGCCTTTTCATCAATGTCAGGGGCGATGTTGGGAACATTGTTTTTCTCTGCCT encodes:
- the LOC142388771 gene encoding SPARC-related modular calcium-binding protein 1-like; this encodes MLLALTFTCRALLVFLLSESVQSDRKAPFLITENMWPRGCVLDCQRGRHRAVCGTNGRLYKSLCAFQRAQCINTQLRHAPQAHCSDPKQTKCQLARAQGLRARAHSGGGGSTAAIFVPECSPEGHFLPTQCHSQAGYCWCSTPDGKPVSGTTVLQGIPNCTDHIAKLTQTTNADSALVKDAAGEPGPTSDPQKPAELTAPPFWVTILMNSEPKGDRSLRRPTDSPQTCERERTSLLSQVRSVGQEERFIPECAADGRYSPVQCHTATGYCWCVRVDSGRPLPGTSARNRIPDCIAAAEAQTDRRHWEKPLPGCPGAQKKQFLQSLIRVLQLEAEHAGSLSPYQASNPPPSSSPSPTAASSTSSSSQDVAPSAVPPETEQSSVPDAVLRWHFTRLDMDSSGVLSEREARPLRQFLRRRLKPRRCAKKFVQYCDRDGNQGLTLEELRLCLGL